Proteins encoded in a region of the Pocillopora verrucosa isolate sample1 chromosome 11, ASM3666991v2, whole genome shotgun sequence genome:
- the LOC131795830 gene encoding BTB and MATH domain-containing protein 38-like codes for MAAASPPSGASDNTNTPSKIITCKPELDFSNPWKMSDLVLVVENKRFHVHRTILSMCSPVFDRMLSSDFKEKTATEIPLPGKKADEIEELLRSIYPYVEHRICEENSFSLLELSCEYQLDRLKARCEKYFMYKSMTNDEALEFVVMAQRHQLSNELIQRCMQRFVSQETNWETLKKNELFSQLEPRYSQQLVEERVKYLEKRLTSCKSTIEVLKMKKSDKDDDDHGPCSYRRHFMMRKRFRELEHSSPFD; via the coding sequence ATGGCTGCTGCCAGTCCACCTTCTGGAGCGAGCGACAATACTAACACTCCTTCTAAAATAATTACTTGTAAGCCAGAACTGGATTTTTCCAATCCTTGGAAAATGAGTGATCTAGTACTTGTTGTCGAAAACAAGCGATTTCATGTTCATCGTACCATTTTATCGATGTGTTCTCCTGTTTTCGACCGGATGCTTTCCTCGGACTTCAAAGAGAAAACTGCAACTGAAATTCCACTTCCTGGGAAGAAGGCGGACGAAATAGAGGAACTCCTTCGTTCTATTTACCCTTACGTTGAACATCGAATCTGTGAAGAAAACTCCTTTTCTTTGCTAGAGCTTTCATGTGAATACCAGCTGGATAGACTGAAGGCTCGATGTGAAAAGTACTTCATGTATAAGAGTATGACTAATGACGAAGCACTCGAATTTGTCGTTATGGCACAAAGACATCAGCTTAGTAATGAACTGATTCAAAGGTGTATGCAAAGGTTTGTTTCGCAGGAAACTAACTGGGAAACTcttaagaaaaatgaattattttcccAGCTAGAGCCACGGTATTCACAGCAACTTGTAGAGGAAAGAGTGAAGTACCTGGAGAAAAGGCTGACCTCGTGTAAGTCAACTATTGAAgttttgaagatgaagaagagtGACAAAGACGATGATGACCATGGGCCTTGTTCCTATCGAAGACATTTTATGATGAGGAAACGGTTCAGAGAGCTTGAACACTCGAGTCCGTTTGACTAA
- the LOC131795837 gene encoding uncharacterized protein isoform X1, with amino-acid sequence MSFRASLKVPKYGLFYFPIDQTTSIIPIKNIQKVVQGDNVSKGSKVMVKFERQVYQAEIIGVNDDFSELRETESKFLEDPGNSELFKKQEEATSAITSEEPTEIADKTIEKAASKKRKQSVADEKAKVKKEKGSEPEQATIPRTPSPAPLSYTPMLPSVLSPLPPTRKLRPSHSVPPNLSMQSQTDSHSEIITWLRHISAQQEAMKEGLNTLIGVLAGKTESATPPAENFEAKVQQEVPPFIPSVNEWMNTMLSEEETREDPYLYGF; translated from the exons ATGTCTTTCAGGGCTAGTTTGAAGGTACCAAAGTATGGTCTGTTCTATTTCCCAATAGACCAGACTACTAGTATTATTCCTATTAAAAATATCCAAAAAGTTGTCCAAGGAGACAATGTAAGTAAGGGCAGCAAAGTAATGGTTAAGTTCGAGAGGCAAGTTTATCAAGCTGAAATAATCGGTGTCAACG ATGATTTTTCCGAATTGCGCGAAACGGAATCTAAGTTTCTCGAGGACCCCGGAAATTCTGAGCTGTTCAAAAAGCAAGAGGAGGCGACATCAGCCATTACGAGTGAAGAGCCGACCGAGATAGCTGATAAAACGATCGAGAAAGCTGCGTCCAAAAAGCGGAAACAGTCAGTCGCGGATGAGAAGGcgaaagtgaaaaaggaaaagggaagtGAACCGGAACAG GCCACCATCCCCAGAACACCATCCCCAGCACCTTTGTCATACACACCAATGCTGCCATCAGTTCTGTCGCCTCTACCACCGACACGTAAACTTAGGCCGTCCCACTCCGTGCCACCAAACCTTTCCATGCAGAGCCAGACTGACAGCCATTCAGAAATAATCACATGGCTTCGGCATATTTCTGCGCAACAAGAAGCAATGAAAGAGGGATTGAATACGCTAATTGGAGTGCTCGCTGGTAAAACCGAATCAGCCACCCCCCCTGCTGAAAACTTTGAGGCCAAAGTTCAACAAGAAGTTCCACCATTCATTCCATCTGTAAATGAGTGGATGAACACAATGTTATCTGAGGAAGAAACTCGTGAGGATCCATACCTGTATGGTTTTTAA
- the LOC131795824 gene encoding selenide, water dikinase 3-like — protein MSLGLYSRFIPQDHGLSETFRLLDFTKLKGUGCKVPQEQLLKLLEGLDHKRGEGKIGVGMDSCVLPTRHKGISLVQTTDFFYPLVDDPYMQGKIACANVLSDLYAMGVTECDNMLMLLGVSSQMTLKEREVVTPLVIKGFNDLALEAGTTVNGGQTVINPWFITGGVASSVVSDDEFIMPESAVAGDVLVLTKPLGTQIAVNAHQWLEDIDPKFWNKIKDVVTPAEVEKSYENAVESMSRLNRNAARMMHKYDAHGATDVTGFGILGHANNLAKNQKGEVSFKIHTLPILANMVKIFKASGINFKLLDGFSAETSGGLLVCLPHDKAQSYCDELEALDGKPSWIIGEVVNGNRQAKLETDLKIIEV, from the exons ATGTCTCTTGGATTATATTCCAGATTTATCCCTCAGGATCACGGGTTGTCCGAAACGTTTCGTCTGTTAGACTTCACAAAACTCAAAGGATGAGGATGCAAAGTCCCTCAGGAGCAACTGCTAAAGCTCCTTGAGGGACTTGATCACAAGAGAGGAGAAGGAAAAATCGGTGTTGGAATGGACAGTTGTGTTCTTCCCACAAGGCATAAGGGAATAAGTCTTGTTCAGACCACTGATTTCTTTTATCCTCTCGTGGATGATCCTTACATGCAAGGAAAGATTGCTTGCGCGAATGTGTTGAGTGACTTATACGCTATGGGGGTTACTGAATGTGATAATATGTTAATGTTACTTGGAGTAAGCAGTCAAATGACACTGAAGGAAAGAGAAGTTGTGACGCCATTAGTGATCAAAGGTTTCAATGATCTGGCATTAGAAGCTGGTACAACAGTGAACGGAGGACAGACAGTGATTAATCCATGGTTCATTACTGGTGGAGTTGCTTCCAGTGTTGTCTCCGACGACGAATTTATCAT GCCAGAAAGTGCAGTGGCTGGTGATGTTTTAGTCCTTACTAAACCTCTTGGAACTCAGATTGCTGTCAATGCACACCAGTGGTTGGAGGATATTGAT CCCAAATTTTGGAACAAGATCAAGGATGTTGTTACACCTGCAGAAGTGGAAAAAAGCTACGAGAATGCTGTGGAATCAATGTCTAGGTTGAACCGGAATGCTGCTCGCATGATGCACAAGTATGATGCCCATGGTGCTACAGATGTTACTGGATTTGGAATTCTTGGACATGCAAATAATTTGGCAAAAAACCAGAAAGGCGAGGTGTCATTTAAAATACACACACTTCCCATCTTGGCCAACATGGTGAAGATTTTTAAGGCTTCTGGTATTAATTTCAAATTACTGGATGGATTTTCAGCTGAAACTTCTG GTGGTCTTCTTGTTTGTCTGCCACATGACAAAGCCCAGAGTTACTGTGATGAGCTTGAAGCTTTAGATGGAAAACCATCCTGGATTATTGGTGAAGTGGTGAATGGAAACAGACAGGCCAAGTTGGAGACAGATCTTAAGATTATTGAAGTTTAG
- the LOC131795837 gene encoding nicolin-1-like isoform X2 yields MATETASECKIIIKKPMLLKVGDLASEFRSGVSVVDIILPGMNAVQVGNLTFKNSYTASVMVKLKVIDHAGAEQWKTLVKNYTLMPHPHLETGSQDFFVINISKMDEPPLQVIMMRLILRQPSPHWSNFGIEEIKCFLHSPMNCSSVPEWLHNDDCHNPGGIKAVQNVSNSENVASSIQQLWALTQGVISSKQNLSIGRFDIDRSYDINLLSYT; encoded by the exons ATGGCGACGGAAACGGCCTCTGAATGCAAGATTATAATTAAAAAACCTATGCTACTGAAGGTTGGAGATTTGGCTAGCGAGTTCAGGTCTGGTGTGTCAGTGGTTGACATAATTCTTCCAGGAATGAATGCTGTGCAG GTTGGAAATCTGACATTTAAGAACTCTTACACAGCGTCTGTTATGGTAAAACTGAAAGTTATAG ATCATGCAGGTGCTGAGCAATGGAAAACCCTTGTGAAGAACTACACTCTGATGCCTCATCCTCATTTAGAAACAGGAAGCCAGGATTTTTTTGTGATTAATATTAGTAAg aTGGACGAGCCTCCTCTTCAAGTGATAATGATGAGGTTAATTCTCCGACAACCTTCCCCTCACTGGAGTAACTTTGGCATAGAAGAGATAAAGTGCTTTCTACATTCACCTATG AATTGCTCATCAGTACCAGAATGGCTACATAATGATGACTGTCATAATCCTGGTGGAATAAAAGCAGTACAG AATGTCTCTAACTCAGAGAATGTGGCCTCCAGCATTCAGCAACTTTGGGCATTGACCCAGGGGGTGATATCCTCAAAACAGAATCTGTCTATTGGTCGTTTTGAT attGACAGAAGCTATGACATCAACTTGTTATCTTACACATAA
- the LOC131795822 gene encoding 5-hydroxytryptamine receptor 1D-like — protein sequence MIATTNSPERGTQTITYQKLLCSPTFASGLKQIPIYFCAANILISLAVFIGNFLILVALNEEGSLHPPSKHLYRCLAAADLLVGLVTQPFFAVYHMSLVYGHWSLCRCSIDVVYITSYTLCGVSLLTLTAISVDRLLALLLGMRYRQIVTLKRTYIITAILWIISGVAAAFYPLNLQITRLYGIIIAVFCPVISTYSYIKIFCALSHRQTHIQDHRGQQPSQPNALNMERYRKAVYSALWVQLALVACYVPKFIITIVIIQRKTYSSQIIIVDGITSLAVYLNSALNPFIYCWKIREVRQAVKKTIRRALCCTWT from the coding sequence ATGATCGCGACAACAAATTCACCAGAACGCGGAACGCAGACGATAACTTATCAAAAACTGTTATGCTCACCCACTTTTGCTAGTGGGTTAAAGCAAATCCCAATTTATTTCTGTGCAGCTAACATTCTCATCTCCCTCGCAGTATTCATTGGGAATTTccttatccttgttgccctaAACGAGGAAGGTTCCCTTCATCCACCTTCCAAAcacttgtatcgttgtctggccGCAGCTGATCTGTTAGTTGGTCTTGTTACTCAGCCTTTCTTTGCTGTTTATCACATGTCCTTAGTTTACGGACattggagtctttgtcgatGTTCAATCGACGTAGTCTACATCACAAGCTATACATTATGTGGAGTATCATTGTTAACGTTGACGGCCAttagcgtggacagacttctcgccctgttgttgggaatGAGATACAGACAAATCGTAACTTTGAAACGCACGTACATCATTACAGCCATCCTTTGGATTATATCCGGTGTTGCTGCTGCATTTTACCCTTTAAATCTTCAAATAACCCGTTTGTATGGTATTATAATTGCAGTATTTTGCCCAGTGATCTCTACCTATTCATATATTAAGATCTTCTGCGCTCTCAGTCATCGTCAGACTCACATACAAGATCATAGGGgacaacagccgagccaaccaaatgcactgaacatggagcgatacagaaaggcagtatACAGTGCCCtatgggtgcagttagcattggTTGCTTGTTATGTACCAAAATTTATAATTACAATTGTGATCATTCAGAGAAAAACTTATTCTTCACAGATAATAATCGTTGATGGAATAACGTCGCTTGCAGTGTACTTAAACTCAGCCTTGAACCCGTttatttactgctggaagataagagaagtgagacaagcagtaaagaaGACAATCAGAAGAGCACTTTGTTGTACATGGACTTAG